TCCTTCGATCACGATGCCCGGCGAGAATGCGGGCAGTCGCAACGCCTCGTTCAGCTTTTCCGGCACTGCGTCGTCGGCCACGTATTCCGGATACTTCAGTCCCCAGGCATTGAACCTCCAGTTCACGAACGCCAGGGCACCGGGTGAGTCGCGGCGCGTGATGAAGGTCGGCCCGTAGTCGCGGATCCATACGTCGACGGTAGGGACGTGGTGCAACGTGACGCCTCCCGGGTCGACGCCGCCGCGCCCCAGCCACGTCGAGGCATCCCTACCGGCCGCGGCCCCGTTCACGAGCAGGTGAACCCTCTCGCCGGGAACCAGCGCGCGGATGAACTCGACCCAGGTCAGCCGTACCCGATCGAGGTCGTGGGGCCATGTGTCCAGGTTGTGGGGCCACGCAAGCCAAGTGGCGGCATGGGGTTCCCACTCGGCCGGCATGCGGTAGCCCTGCCGGTGTGGGTCGATCAGTTTCACGGTTTCGGCTTGATCGAGCGTTGCGCCCTCGGATGCGGTCGCGCGGTCCACGGTGACTCCAGGCGGGGTACCCCCACGCCCGGCGCGCGCGGACCTGTCGCTTTCCGTCCCTGCGCGGGCCGGCATCGTACCTTCTGCGCGGTCACCTTCGTTCCCGCCCGCCATCGCCCGTCAATCCGAGACGTCATCCAGCATGTGCCGTGTCAGTCCTTGATAGGCATCGATGCGCCGGTCGCGCAGGAAGGGCCAGTTGTGGCGCGCCGCGGCGATGGCCCCAAGGTCGCACCCGGCCAGCAGGATCTCCGGCTTGGTCTTGCCGGCGCGCGCCAGTACCTGGCCCGACGGGTCCGTGACAAAGGAACGGCCCCAAAAGGTGATGTCATCCTCCCGGCCCACCCGGTTGACGGCAGCCACGTAGACCCCGTTGGTCACCGCGTGGGACCGCTGCACCAACTCCCAGGCTTCGAGCTGGGTCCGGCGCTCGGCCCGGTTCTCTCCGGAGCCCCAGCCGATGGCGGTGGGATAGAAAATGATCTCGGCCCCGCCCAGGGCCACCAGCCGCGCCGCTTCCGGGAACCACTGGTCCCAGCATATGAGCACGGCGACGCGAGCATAGCGGGTCCGGAACGTACGGAAACCCAGATCGCCGGGAGTGAAGTAGAATTTCTCGTAGAAGCCGGGGTCGTCCGGGATGTGCATCTTGCGGTACCGCCCCAAGATCTCCCCGTCCGCGTCGATGACCAATGCGGTGTTGTGATAGACCCCCGGGGCCCGGGCCTCGAACACCGACGCGACGATCACCAACTCCAGCTCCCGCGCCAGCGAACAGAAACGCTCGGTGGTGGGCCCGGGAACCGGCTCCGCGAGGGTGAAGGCCTCC
The genomic region above belongs to Deltaproteobacteria bacterium and contains:
- a CDS encoding carbon-nitrogen hydrolase, with the translated sequence MANDRVTVGLIQSRASLDPDRNLAATARRIRLAAQGGARIVCVQELFRSRYFPRTEDTEAFTLAEPVPGPTTERFCSLARELELVIVASVFEARAPGVYHNTALVIDADGEILGRYRKMHIPDDPGFYEKFYFTPGDLGFRTFRTRYARVAVLICWDQWFPEAARLVALGGAEIIFYPTAIGWGSGENRAERRTQLEAWELVQRSHAVTNGVYVAAVNRVGREDDITFWGRSFVTDPSGQVLARAGKTKPEILLAGCDLGAIAAARHNWPFLRDRRIDAYQGLTRHMLDDVSD